One genomic segment of Clavelina lepadiformis chromosome 3, kaClaLepa1.1, whole genome shotgun sequence includes these proteins:
- the LOC143450344 gene encoding ephrin type-A receptor 4-like, producing MSMKAFMFGLFWIMCMTVFHTKVSSAHEAILMDTRTATSDVGWTMSQGSEWHEVSSSHPDGRELRMLMVCQIKKPKQNNWVRTPYIPVQGASRVYVEFEFTIRSCEDVPNVATCKETFNLYYYETDSEEATTTFPPWREGAYVKVDTIAADKRFRPGSAETNFETRDIGPLTKNGIYLALQDTGACMALMHVRVYYKYCTPIAENLASFARTIAGPERTSLVESKGICVANAITENGLNPSLHCNSDGEWDVPKGTCICGAGYSPSSDLTSCQACGRGHYKSSVGNRPCQRCPAYSHSRDYGSTVCDCMFGYYRAPTDQPSAPCTKPPGKPLNLRASVNETWVTLTWERPLHDGGRDDMTYSVECSRCQSGYTACASCSGGVDYLPGKFGLRSNKVKVQDLSSYAYYKFKVYAENGVSRTAYNKETDNNYAIVTLETSQARPSMVVGVQVTDVGAKSFIVSWSDPMHMNGRILEYEVHISLTGAGQEKTIVNRTTSKSIKVIGLDTESKYLIQVRARTNIGFGPFSAPYKAETATSDTTPSGHEQGGQEINMLQLILAVVAGSVLVILVIVGICCFRKRSKKYKNTKVDMDKIPMFSNFTLKSISTYPSVHKTYIDPTTYEDPQRAVLEFTKEIDSTYVNIEQVIGGGEFGEVCRGKVLNPSKKEEHDVAIKTLKSGYSTQQRLDFLGEASIMGQFDHPNVIRLEGVVTKSRPLMIITEYMENGSLDTFLRKHDGEFTVIQLVGILRNIAAGMKYLSDMGYVHRDLAARNILVNAQLICKVSDFGLSRVLEEDSDATYTTRGGKIPIRWTAPEAITYRKFTSSSDVWSFGIVMWEVMSYGERPYWGMSNQDVIQAVGSGYRLPAPMDCPQVQHHLMLECWKKDRAERPKFAQIVSSLDKMLRDPSQLKLIASENSNGHLVNERGSLARFSSFSPPPDGANDPLLPKSGAEIPLTYMRNSLDLSSLGNWLESIEFGGYKENFLRSGYNLLEQVLQITPSDLSRIGVTDVNHQDIILDSVEAIRRRSDFYPIDPPQYTDERISGIPV from the exons ATGTCTATGAAAGCATTTATGTTCGGCCTATTTTGGATAATGTGCATGACTGTATTCCACACCAAAGTTTCAAGTGCCCACGAAG CGATTCTCATGGACACAAGAACAGCTACATCGGATGTTGGATGGACCATGTCTCAAGGCTCCGAG TGGCATGAGGTGAGCAGCTCGCATCCTGATGGCCGGGAACTTCGGATGTTGATGGTTTGTCAGATAAAGAAACCAAAACAGAACAATTGGGTTCGAACCCCTTATATTCCAGTGCAAGGGGCTAGCAGAGTTTACGTTGAGTTCGAATTCACAATCAG GTCATGTGAGGATGTACCCAACGTTGCGACTTGCAAGGAAACATTCAACCTCTATTATTACGAAACTGACAGCGAGGAAGCAACCACCACGTTTCCACCATGGCGGGAAGGGGCTTACGTGAAG GTCGATACTATCGCAGCCGATAAACGATTCCGGCCCGGATCAGCAGAAACTAATTTTGAAACACGTGACATCGGACCATTGACTAAAAACGGGATATACTTGGCTCTTCAg GACACCGGTGCCTGCATGGCTCTCATGCACGTCAGGGTCTATTATAAATACTGCACGCCCATCGCTGAAAACCTCGCCAGTTTTGCAAGGACCATTGCTGGACCAGAAAGGACGTCCCTGGTCGAATCCAAAGGAATATGCGTCGCTAACGCAATTACT GAAAATGGACTTAACCCCAGTCTTCACTGCAATAGCGACGGGGAATGGGACGTACCGAAGGGGACATGCATCTGTGGTGCCGGATACAGCCCATCGAGCGACCTAACCTCTTGTCAAG CCTGTGGGCGCGGCCATTACAAGTCTTCCGTGGGCAACCGACCGTGTCAAAGGTGTCCTGCTTACAGCCATTCACGTGACTATGGATCAACGGTGTGTGACTGCATGTTCGGCTACTACAGAGCGCCCACTGACCAACCGTCCGCGCCTTGTACAA AACCTCCTGGTAAGCCCCTGAATCTACGTGCCTCTGTGAACGAAACCTGGGTGACCCTGACTTGGGAGCGGCCCCTGCACGACGGGGGAAGGGACGATATGACGTACAG CGTTGAGTGCTCCAGGTGCCAGTCGGGCTACACGGCTTGCGCGTCTTGCTCCGGCGGGGTCGACTACCTCCCCGGAAAATTCGGACTGAGATCAAACAAGGTCAAGGTGCAGGACCTCAGCTCTTATGCCTATTACAAGTTCAAG GTGTACGCTGAAAATGGTGTTAGCAGGACAGCTTACAACAAAGAAACGGATAACAATTACGCCATCGTTACCTTGGAAACGAGCCAAGCAA GGCCTTCTATGGTGGTCGGCGTCCAAGTCACGGATGTTGGAGCGAAATCGTTCATCGTATCCTGGAGCGACCCCATGCACATGAACGGGAGGATCTTGGAATATGAAGTCCACATCTCGTTGACAGGGGCGGGGCAAGAGAAGACGATCGTCAACAGAACAACCagtaaaagcataaaagtcATCGGACTGGACACAGAAAGCAAATACTTGATACAA GTTAGGGCACGAACCAACATAGGGTTTGGTCCCTTTAGTGCCCCCTACAAAGCGGAAACAGCAACTAGTGACACGACCCCGTCTGGGCACGAACAGGGGGGTCAGGAGATCAACATGTTGCAGCTTATACTGGCGGTGGTCGCCGGTTCCGTGCTTGTTATTTTGGTCATTGTAGGAATTTGCTGTTTCAGAAA gcGCTCTAAAAAGTACAAGAACACCAAAGTAGACATGGATAAGATACCCATGTTTTCCAACTTCACCTTGAAGTCGATTAGCACTTACCCATCCGTCCATAAAACCTACATTGACCCCACCACGTACGAAGACCCCCAAAGAGCCGTCCTTGAGTTTACGAAAGAAATCGATTCTACCTACGTCAACATCGAGCAAGTGATTGGTGGAG GAGAGTTCGGAGAAGTTTGCCGAGGAAAAGTGCTGAATCCATCCAAGAAGGAAGAGCATGATGTAGCGATCAAAACTCTGAAGTCCGGATACAGCACCCAGCAGAGGCTGGACTTTCTCGGTGAAGCCTCCATCATGGGCCAGTTCGATCATCCGAACGTGATCCGACTGGAGGGAGTCGTCACAAAGAGCCGTCCTCTCATGATCATCACGGAGTACATGGAGAATGGATCCCTGGACACATTCTTAAGG AAACACGACGGAGAATTCACGGTTATTCAGCTGGTCGGAATACTTCGTAACATTGCAGCCGGCATGAAATATTTGTCAGACATGGGCTACGTCCACCGCGATCTGGCCGCTAGAAACATCCTGGTCAACGCTCAACTGATCTGCAAAGTGTCCGACTTCGGATTGAGTAGAGTCTTGGAGGAAGATTCGGATGCAACATACACCACCAGG GGCGGTAAAATTCCCATTCGTTGGACCGCACCGGAAGCAATCACGTATCGAAAATTTACCTCGTCCAGTGACGTATGGAGCTTCGGCATTGTGATGTGGGAAGTGATGTCATACGGAGAACGACCGTACTGGGGAATGTCCAATCAAGAT GTCATTCAAGCCGTGGGATCCGGTTATCGTCTTCCAGCTCCCATGGACTGCCCCCAAGTCCAACATCACCTTATGCTGGAATGTTGGAAGAAGGACAGAGCGGAGCGACCGAAGTTTGCCCAAATAGTGAGCTCCCTCGATAAAATGCTCCGAGATCCTTCCCAGCTGAAATTAATTGCGAG TGAAAATAGCAACGGTCACCTCGTCAACGAACGAGGCAGCTTGGCTCGTTTTTCTAGTTTTTCGCCTCCGCCAGATGGTGCCAACGATCCGCTTTTGCCAAAGTCCGGCGCGGAGATCCCATTGACATACATGAGGAATTCTTTAGACCTGTCGTCCTTGGGAAACTGGCTGGAGAGCATTGAATTCGGAGGATACAAGGAGAATTTCCTACGATCCGGATACAACTTGCTGGAACAAGTGCTGCAAATAACGCCGAG CGATTTATCCCGAATCGGAGTGACAGATGTCAACCACCAGGACATCATACTTGACAGCGTCGAAGCGATCCGGAGAAGAAGTGATTTCTATCCCATAGATCCTCCTCAATACACAGATGAAAGGATAAGTGGGATTCCAGTGTAG